From the genome of Haloplanus vescus:
CGAACTACATCGAACACAAGTACACCGAGCGGTGTGGCGTCGAGTGGGAGTGTGTCGACCCGCCGAGTTCAGGCTCCAGCGGGTCGCAGTCCCCGCCGAACCTCGGCATCCTCCTGACGCTACTGCATCCCTACTCCGACGGCCCGGTGTACATCGACTGGCTCCGCCAGCAGGGTGGCTGGGACGCCGTCGACGAGGCGTTTCAGGACCCGCCCGAATCCACCGAGCAGGTCATCCACCTGACCGACGAGGAACCGGTGCCAATCGAGTACCGTGACCGCGCCCGCGACGGATGGGAGACGTTCCCCCAGCAGGGCGTCAACGGCTCCGACACGGTGGGCGAGGCGTCGATGTACGTGATGTTCTGGTATCAGGCGCGGACGGCGGGCGCCCAGACCGTCTCGCCGCGGAGCGTCGCCCGGACCAGCGGCCCGCTCGACATGTACAACTACGACGCGGCGCCGTCGGCTGGATGGGGGAACGACCGTCTGTACCCGTACCACAACGGAACCGGTGAGGACGCGGAGTACGGCTACGTCTGGGTGACCGAGTGGGACAGCGAACAGGACGCCGCGCAGTTCCACAACACCTACCGCGCCATCCTCGACGCTCACGACGCCACCTCGGAGGGGGAGAACACGTACGTCATCGAAGACGGCGAGTTCGCCGACGCCTTCCGCATCGACCGACAGGGCACCCGCGTCACCATCGTCAACGCGCCGACGACCGAGGGACTGTCGGACGTTCGACCGCGGAGTCAGAGCGACACCGGAGACACGAGCGGCGGCGACGAATCGACCGCCACGGCGACCGAGACGGATTCGACCGGGCTGGAAGCGCCCGGCTTCGGTGCGCTGCCCGCGCTCGTCGGGTTACTGATCGCCGTCGGCCTCGCGGTGGTAGTCCGCCGTCGCGACTGACGGCACCCTTTTGCCGCCGTGGCGCCGACGGAGGGTATGCACGCGCGGACCGTCCTGCTCGCGGTGCTGGTCGTCCTCGCCGGGTGTGGCGGGACGACTGGGACGGACGCGACGACGACGACGACGGAGCCACCGACTTCTGCGGACACCACGACACCGACAGCGACGACCACGCCGGCACACCCCGCGTTCGACGACCCCGAGACGGACCGGTTGGGCTGGGAGCACGGCTACTGGTACGACGAACCGCTGGCCGTGAACGCCACCGACGGCCTGAACGAGAGCG
Proteins encoded in this window:
- a CDS encoding Hvo_1808 family surface protein, whose protein sequence is MRQRVSVGLAVLIVLASVAPAAVTGTAAAAGSGGAATAVDDAGVAQQRADPDSDTIGWESGYWHNESIDVDQSDGLSDRELDALVSRAMARVEYLREEEFEQDVPVEVISREEFQSQRNQNSSRNASYDAWNSQVWEALFIVGESDGANDAIQSATGSSTAGFYAPGDDRIRIITDSPDSPTIDNATLVHELTHALQDQTGDLGEQLSGSKTQDADLATDGVVEGEANYIEHKYTERCGVEWECVDPPSSGSSGSQSPPNLGILLTLLHPYSDGPVYIDWLRQQGGWDAVDEAFQDPPESTEQVIHLTDEEPVPIEYRDRARDGWETFPQQGVNGSDTVGEASMYVMFWYQARTAGAQTVSPRSVARTSGPLDMYNYDAAPSAGWGNDRLYPYHNGTGEDAEYGYVWVTEWDSEQDAAQFHNTYRAILDAHDATSEGENTYVIEDGEFADAFRIDRQGTRVTIVNAPTTEGLSDVRPRSQSDTGDTSGGDESTATATETDSTGLEAPGFGALPALVGLLIAVGLAVVVRRRD